From Arachis stenosperma cultivar V10309 chromosome 2, arast.V10309.gnm1.PFL2, whole genome shotgun sequence, one genomic window encodes:
- the LOC130961837 gene encoding uncharacterized protein LOC130961837 encodes MASQLEPWNYLAGKVVMVTGASSGLGRDFCLDLARAGCRIVAAARRVDRLKSLCEEINGMTTPPGGGSTNGGLRAAAAELDVTADGATIEKYVENSWNAFGRIDALINNAGVRGNVKPALELPEEEWNQVFKTNVTGTWLVSKYVCLRMRAAKIKGSIINISSISGENRGQVPRGVAYASSKAGVNMLTKVMALELGVHKIRVNSISPGLFKSEITEKLMEKDWLNKVAVKTVPLRTFGTSDPALTTLVRYLTHNSSAYVTGNNFIVDAGNSLPGVPIYSSL; translated from the exons ATGGCGTCACAACTAGAGCCATGGAACTACCTTGCTGGAAAAGTTGTTATGGTCACCGGTGCTTCGTCCGGCCTCGGCCGTGACTTCTGCCTCGACCTTGCTCGGGCGGGATGCCGGATCGTTGCAGCAGCTCGCCGCGTTGATCGGCTGAAGTCCCTTTGTGAGGAGATCAACGGAATGACGACGCCCCCGGGTGGAGGCAGTACCAACGGGGGCCTCCGAGCAGCTGCAGCGGAGCTTGACGTTACTGCCGACGGCGCGACCATCGAGAAGTACGTGGAGAATTCATGGAATGCATTTGGCCGTATTGATGCGTTGATCAACAACGCTGGTGTTAGAG GAAATGTGAAACCGGCCTTGGAATTACCTGAGGAGGAATGGAATCAAGTGTTCAAAACTAACGTAACTGGGACGTGGTTAGTGTCAAAATATGTATGCCTACGCATGCGTGCTGCTAAGATAAAAGGATCCATTATCAATATCTCGTCAATTTCTGGTGAAAACAGAGGTCAGGTGCCACGGGGTGTTGCCTATGCTTCTTCAAAGGCAGGTGTCAATATGCTTACCAAG GTTATGGCATTGGAACTAGGAGTACACAAAATTAGAGTGAATTCTATATCACCTGGACTTTTCAAATCTGAAATCACTGAAAAATTAATGGAGAAAGATTGGCTGAACAAAGTGGCCGTAAAAACAGTACCTTTGAGGACATTTGGCACTTCGGATCCAGCATTAACAACACTTGTTCGTTATTTAACTCATAATTCTTCTGCTTATGTGACCGGTAACAATTTTATTGTTGATGCTGGAAACTCCTTGCCAGGTGTACCTATTTATTCGTCTTTATGA